One window from the genome of Eublepharis macularius isolate TG4126 chromosome 15, MPM_Emac_v1.0, whole genome shotgun sequence encodes:
- the LOC129342961 gene encoding probable G-protein coupled receptor 33: MAILFFHQFSLFSIFLQGLMETGNGTVLLENISTPRVPDSYSQDKMTFLSLALGIFTLVSLLVGTVSNSLFLWVLGVKMKRTVNTLWFSHLILTYLLFCVSLPFFGVYSILGFHWVFGIVVCKLIVSLFSLTMFTTVFLLTIISLDRYLLICRPVWSQHNRTIPQARRLVTGVWLSSFTLSAPYLVFQETREEKGRIKCSSNFAFSSDWDGPETQALRVRVHLALFVVRFLLAFLFPFLIIVSCHCRMGWEMKKKKLVRNRKPFRVLVAAVASFFICWLPYHLYHGSPTHWESFTAIRWGFRVTMFIGECFNFCFTPILYLFVGEKFQQVFKTSILALLRRGFTDIPIIPTDDTNADKEGHQTSSISSSELKIASGNNQPSP, from the coding sequence ATGGCAATCCTGTTCTTCCACCAATTCAGCCTCTTTTCAATCTTTCTCCAGGGCCTCATGGAAACAGGCAATGGGACTGTCCTTTTGGAGAATATTTCAACCCCAAGAGTGCCTGACAGCTATTCGCAAGACAAAATGACTTTTTTGAGCCTGGCACTTGGCATTTTTACCTTGGTGTCCTTACTGGTGGGGACCGTTTCCAACAGCCTCTTCCTTTGGGTGCTGGGAGTGAAGATGAAGAGGACGGTGAACACGCTCTGGTTCTCACATCTGATTCTCACCTACTTACTTTTCTGCGTCTCCCTGCCTTTCTTTGGTGTCTACAGCATCCTTGGTTTCCACTGGGTCTTTGGGATAGTGGTTTGCAAGCTTATTGTTTCCTTATTTTCACTGACAATGTTCACCACGGTCTTCCTCCTCACCATCATCAGCCTCGACCGCTATCTGCTCATCTGCCGCCCTGTCTGGTCCCAGCACAATCGCACAATTCCACAGGCACGGAGACTGGTCACGGGAGTATGGCTGTCTTCCTTTACTCTCAGCGCTCCTTACCTTGTTTTCCAGGAGACACGAGAAGAGAAGGGCAGGATCAAGTGTTCCAGCAATTTCGCTTTCTCCAGTGACTGGGATGGGCCTGAGACACAGGCCTTGAGGGTGCGTGTTCACTTAGCTCTTTTTGTGGTCCGCTTCCTGCTGGCCTTCTTGTTTCCCTTCCTGATCATCGTGAGTTGCCACTGTAGGATGGGCtgggaaatgaagaagaaaaagttgGTTAGGAACAGAAAGCCTTTCAGAGTCCTGGTGGCCGCCGTGGCCTCGTTCTTCATCTGCTGGCTTCCTTACCATCTCTATCACGGATCACCAACACACTGGGAATCGTTTACAGCAATACGATGGGGGTTTCGGGTGACGATGTTCATTGGAGAGTGTTTCAATTTCTGTTTCACGCCCATTCTCTATCTGTTTGTCGGGGAGAAATTCCAGCAGGTCTTCAAGACATCCATCCTCGCTTTGCTTAGGAGAGGCTTTACGGATATTCCCATCATACCCACGGACGATACCAATGCTGACAAGGAGGGCCATCAAACCAGTAGCATCAGCAGCTCGGAGCTGAAGATTGCTAGTGGAAACAATCAGCCATCACCCTGA